Proteins encoded by one window of Jatrophihabitans sp.:
- a CDS encoding M15 family metallopeptidase — MSRSASSTAPLTPPVSAKARAVGLVDIRTVVPDAVVELRYATSDNFVGVPMYPAGARCLVHESMAPGLKAAADQLRRQGHVVVFWDCYRPNAVQARMFDVVSDPQWVARPRPYATSHVAGRSVDITLAYARTGVACSAAQRVQRHCLLDMGTGFDDFTPRARAFAVDGVSAQAQANRARLRSAMNSGGITVYSGEWWHFNGPGSGVRRPHLNAPLS; from the coding sequence GTGTCGCGCAGCGCGTCGAGCACGGCGCCGCTGACGCCCCCGGTCTCGGCCAAGGCTCGCGCGGTGGGATTGGTCGACATCCGGACGGTCGTTCCTGACGCGGTCGTCGAGCTGCGCTATGCGACCAGCGACAACTTCGTGGGCGTGCCGATGTACCCGGCCGGCGCGCGCTGCCTGGTGCACGAGTCGATGGCGCCCGGCCTGAAGGCAGCCGCGGATCAGCTCCGACGCCAGGGGCACGTGGTGGTGTTCTGGGATTGCTACCGGCCGAACGCGGTGCAGGCGCGCATGTTCGACGTGGTCTCGGACCCGCAGTGGGTGGCCCGGCCCCGGCCCTACGCCACCAGCCACGTAGCCGGCCGCTCGGTCGACATCACGCTCGCCTACGCGCGCACCGGCGTCGCGTGCTCGGCGGCCCAGCGCGTCCAACGGCACTGCCTGCTCGACATGGGCACCGGCTTTGATGACTTCACCCCTCGCGCGCGGGCCTTCGCTGTGGACGGTGTCAGCGCCCAGGCGCAGGCGAACCGAGCGCGGCTGCGATCGGCGATGAACTCCGGCGGCATCACCGTCTACTCAGGTGAGTGGTGGCACTTCAACGGGCCGGGTTCTGGAGTCAGGCGCCCGCACCTCAACGCCCCGCTCAGCTAA